TTTTAAACTGCTTTTCACTCTAGCTTTTAACGGTAACCAGCTTTTATAAAAATGATGCATAGCATACGTATTTTCATTTTTTAAGGATCTACAATTGATGTAATCGTAGGGAGAAAAAAAGGATTGAGGATAAAATGCTCCTATACCTTTAATCTCTTGATAGTTCCCATCCCGTTTTAGTCCCATATCTATTAAAATATTTGTGACGGTAGCTACATTAGTCAACTCATCCAAACTTCCGTCACCTTTAATAAATGTCCTTGATTCATATGAATCTAAAAATGATTTGATTAAGCGGTTCTCTCTTGTTGCTCCAATTGTGCTGGTTGCAATAAAGTTTCCTTGCTCGAATCCCCAGAAAGATTCATGGTGTAATAGATCGTCGAAGGATTTAAAAACTTCTACATCTGTATCTAAATATATCCCCCCGTTATGGTACAGCGCATACACTCTTACATAATCACTGACAAATGCATATTTTCCATAATCAAAAGCTTGTTTTACATATGCATTTTGATCAATATTAAAATTGCTTTCATTCCATTCAATTATTTCGTAATCTTGTAAGTGTTTTCCCCAACTATCCAAACATCTTTTTACTATTTCAGGCTTTTCCTTTCCTCCAAACCAGCAATAATGAATCGTACTAGGTATGTTATTGCTCATCAGAGCATTCTCCTCCTCCCAACATATTATTTTTCCTCAACCTTATGATTCTGCCATTTTATAAATTCAATCACCGCTTTATACTGTTGTAATTGCTCTTTCTCAATCCCTGAATCCTTCAATTCATTAATAAAGTCCAGCCATTCGCTTTCAAGGAGTTCCCTGTTGTCTTCAGGTG
The DNA window shown above is from Rossellomorea vietnamensis and carries:
- a CDS encoding glycosyltransferase family 32 protein codes for the protein MSNNIPSTIHYCWFGGKEKPEIVKRCLDSWGKHLQDYEIIEWNESNFNIDQNAYVKQAFDYGKYAFVSDYVRVYALYHNGGIYLDTDVEVFKSFDDLLHHESFWGFEQGNFIATSTIGATRENRLIKSFLDSYESRTFIKGDGSLDELTNVATVTNILIDMGLKRDGNYQEIKGIGAFYPQSFFSPYDYINCRSLKNENTYAMHHFYKSWLPLKARVKSSLKNKIALLIGGDNIARLRRFSHKSTN